The genomic window ACTAGCGTCGTTAACACCAATAATAGCAGCTATTTGTTTATAATTAAACGATTTGTTTCGTTCTTTTTTTAGAATACTTAGAATTGTATTTGTAAGGTTAGAAATCTTGTTTTTACCGGATTTCTTTTTTCTTTTTCTTGTCATTTAATTTTGTAATCATATTCATTTCCTAAAAGTGTTAGGAATTCTTCATTTAAAACTTAATAAAGGTGGAAGTGAAGTTATTAAGTTTATTACAAAGCTACACTATAAAAATTTAAAAGTGTTTAGATAAGGTTAAATAAATAAAAATTCACTTATTCACATTTATATATACTATTATCATTTTTCTTTTAAAATTTAAAAAAATAAATAATGGTTATTATAGGGTGTTAATTACTAGTATAACTTTTTTGAATTTTATTTTGATAAGTTGAAGTTTACACTTTATTACGGTTTAGTTAACATTAAATTTACATGTAACCTCTTGATTTTTAAGAAAAGTAAAATTATTGTAAACAAGTGTTAATAACTCATGTTAATAGAAATGACTCATATTTAATTTTTAAAACACTGTTAATTTCGTCTGTTAGGAGTATGAATAACTTCCTCGAAAAAAGTGATTATTAAATTTTGATTTTAGGATTCAATTTTTGTTTGAAAAAATTCTGCAACAATCCTAATTTTTATTTTCAAAACTTGTGAACACTTATTAACAAGTAATGAGAAATTGTATTAACCAGATTTTATTATTCGTAATTTTGCAAAGCAAAACAAACACTTATTAACATGACAATTTCTATCGGTAACGATCACGCAGGACCAGAGTATAAACAAGCTATAATACAACACCTTGAAACTAAAGGGTATACCATTACCAATTACGGTACAGACACAACTGATAGTGCAGACTATCCAGATTTTGTACATCCTGTTGCAAAAGATGTTAATGACGCAAAAGTAGATTTTGGAATTTTAATTTGTGGTACTGCAAATGGAGTTGCTATGACGGCTAATAAATACCAAAATGTTAGAGCTGGTGTTTGTTGGATTGGTGAGATAGCAGAATTAGCACGTCAGCATAATGATGCTAACATTATATGTATTCCAGCACGTTATACGTCTATTCCACAAGCTATAAAAATGGTTGATACATTTCTTAACACAGAGTTTGAAGGTGGTCGTCATAAAAGACGTATAGATAAGATTCCTTTATCGTGTTAATTTATGGGGCATTCGCACTCACATAACCATACTCACGATCATAAAGATTTAAAAGGAAGGAAACTTTTAATTACAATTCTTCTCAACATTGTAATAACTGCAGCTCAAGTTGTTGGTGGCTTAGTATCTGGAAGTTTATCATTATTGAGTGATGCACTTCATAATTTTAGTGACGTATTGTCCCTTGTAGTTAGTTATATTGCTGCAAAATTATCTAAACAAAAAGCTTCTATAAATAGAACTTTTGGATATAAACGTGCCGAAATCTTAGCGGCTTTTGTTAATGCTTCAACCTTAGTTATTGTTGCTATAATCTTAATAAAAGAGGCTGTAGAACGTTTTCAAAACCCGCAGTCAATAGATTCTAATTTAGTGATATGGCTGTCTTTAATTGCAATTTTTGCTAATGGTTTTAGTGTTTTATTGTTAAAGAAAGAATCTTCAAACAACATTAATCTTCGTTCTGCATATTTACACTTATTAACAGATATGTTAGCTAGTGTTGCTGTATTAATTGGAGGTTTATTAATGAAGTATTACCAATTGTTTTGGGTAGATAGTTTATTAACATTGTTAATAGCACTTTACTTAATATATGTTGGATATGATTTACTAAAAACATCTACTAAGATGTTAATGCTTTTTACGCCCGAGCATATCAATATAAAAGATGTTGTACGCGCTGTTAATAAGCTACCAAAAGTTAATAAACTACACCACGTACATATTTGGAATCTTAGTGATCATGAGCTTCATCTAGAAGCACATTTAGACCTTACAGAAGATATTAGTACTACAGAATTTAATGATTTGCTATTACAAATTGAAGCACTTTTACATGATGACTTTGATATCAATCATGTTACCATTCAGCCAGAATATAACAAAGAAGATCCTAAGGAAGTTATTGTACAAGACTGATGCTAGATATACAAACCAAAACATTTGAACAGCTCAATACAAAAGAGCTTTATGATTTGCTTCAGCTAAGAAGTGAAGTTTTTGTTGTGGAACAAGATTGTGTTTATCAAGATATTGATGGAAAAGATCAAAAAGCTTTACATATTTTAGGTTACAAAGACGAAAAATTAGTAGCCTATACACGTATTTTTCAACCAGGTGATTACTTTGATGAAGCTAGTATTGGTAGAGTAGTAGTTAGGTGGCATGAAAGGAAATTTAAAAATGGCTATAAAATTATGAATGCTTCTATTAAAGCTATTAATGACCACTACAATACTCTTGAAATAAGAATTTCAGCACAAACCTATCTCAAGACATTTTATAACAATTTAGGATTTAAAGAAGTAGGAGAGGAGTACCTTGAAGATGGTATTCCGCATATAAATATGATTAAATCTTAATCTGTAGCCTTTTTTATAATACGCGTTACAACAATTTCTACACGTCTATCTAATTCTGGTTCACCACCAAGTGGAAATTTTCGTCTTTGACCTACAAATTTCATTCTATAGCGTTTAACACCTTTATCAGCTAAATAGTCATAAACAGTTTTTGCTCTAGCTAATGAGAGATTACGTTTTTTAGTTTTTCTATCTATGGCATCACGAGCACCTTGGGTACAACACACATGGCCTTCTATATTAAAATAAATATCTGTACGTTCTACCAGTATTTTTGCAATCTCATCGAGCTTAGCCTTAGATTCTTTGGTAAGATAACTATAACCTGTACGAAATAGGATGTTTTCTAATTGAATTTTATCTCCTTCTTTTAGTTCTCCTCTCAAAAGTTCTTCGGTAGTTTCTTTTTTAGGCTGTTCTACTTTTTCTCTTGGAGGATCGTAAGGCTGAACTATAATCTCAACTTTTCTATTTAAACCACGTATTTTATAAAGATCATTATCATTAACAACATTAAGTAAAATTTTACCTTTACCATCTACATTGGTAATTACAGATTCATCAAATTCGTTATTAGAAAAGACTTCTTTTATAGCATCTGCACGTTGTTGAGATAGCACTAAATTATAAGAGTCACTACCTCTATCATCACAAAAACCATAGATTGATATTTTCTGAATATCCATGTTCTCTATCTCTGATAAAAACAGTAAAAGTCGACTTTCTTCAGTTTCAGGAATTTCATATTCATCGGTTAAAAAATAAACCTGATGCTTTAATTCTTTTTGAGCTAAAGCAAACTGAAAACTTAGGCATATGATAAAGAGTAGGGACTTCATTTTTTTCTTAAAATTTTCTAACATTTTGAAAATTTACTTACCATTAAATATATGTAATTTTTTGTTAATTACTTATTTAACTAGTAACTAGATATTTATATACTACTTTAAAATACTAGTGTACTGACTAGGATTATTAAGTATACTAACTGCCTTTTTAATTTCGGGATTATTTACTGTGTAATAGGTATATAAGCCTTCACTATAAAAGTAGCGTTTTATAATTTCGTCTGTTAATAGAGATTTTAATTGTACTTTATTACCATCTATAGCATTAGATTTATAGGCCTGTAAGGCTGCTGATAAACTATGATATTCAGAATTAATTACACCTTCTAATTCTTCTTCTTTAGCGATATCCATGGCATCGCTCAGCGCTTTTTCGGTTTTGGTTTCAAAATCAAAACCTGTTGTTTTTAAGTAATTCTTAAATGATTTAAATTCATTATCTGATAATTCAAATTTAGTTAAATCATCAACGGTATTATCATAATAGTAATCTGTAGCAAAGTTAAAAACCAAATTCTCTCCTAAAATGGCCTTTGTTATAGGTGTTTGTTTAGCAAATTCAACCTCAACATCTGGCTGTACTCCTCCACCATCATAAACCGGTCTTCCGTTTCGAGTTTTAAACTCGTTGTAGTTTTCTTTTTTTACACGAGTGGCTTTCCCGTTTTCATCTCTATTCCAATAATCTAAAGCTTGTATACAACGTCCAGAAGGTGTGTAGTAGCGCGAAATTGTGATCTTCATTTGTGTACCATAGGTTAATGGTTTTGGGCGTTGTACTAAGCCTTTACCAAAGCTACGTGTACCAACCACAACGGCTCTATCCATATCTTGTAAGGCACCAGAAACTATCTCACTTGCAGAGGCACTATGACCATCTATTAAAACTACTAATGGTATTTCTGTATCTACGGCATCACGCTTTGTGTAATAGGTTTTATTGTACTTTTTAACTTTAGATTTAGTGGTTACCACTAACTGATTTTTTGGTACAAAGATGTTTGTAACATTAACAGCTTCATTCAGTAATCCACCAGGATTTCCTCTTAAATCTAAAATGAGTTGTTTAGCCCCTTGATTTTTTAAAGCCCTAAGCGCTCCTAAAGTTTCGGAAGAGGCCTTTCTATTAAATTTTCTAAGTACAATGTAACCCGTTTTATCGTCTATCATTGAATAATGAGGTACAGCTTTAATCTCTAAGGACTCTCTAATAATTTTTACAGTATTAGTTTTTCCTTGTCGTTTGTAGGTAACATTAACTTCAGTACCTGCAGCCCCTTGAAGTAAATTTGCAGCATCATCTTTAAAATCTGAAACCACAACATTATCTACTTTTATAATCTCATCACCAGCTTTTAATCCTGCTTTATCTGCAGCATAATTTTTATAAGGTTCTACAATTACCAGTTTGTCTTTTAGCGTTAAAACTTTAGCTCCAATACCTGTATAATCACCTGCATTATTAATTCTAGAAGCTTCTACATCTTGTTCATTATAGAATTGTGTATAAGGATCTAGATCATCTAGCATGCTTTTTATTGCCGTATCCATTAAATCACCAGGATTGGTTTCATCTACATAATTCATGTTTAATTCTTTAAACATGGTAGTGAAAATTTCTATCTGTTTTGCTATTTCAAAAAAGTCATTTCTAAAAGCTGTCGTACTAAGAAAGACAACCACGGCAATTACTGGTAGTAATATTCTTTTATGTAGGATTTTCTTCATCTTTACTGGTTTTATTTAAGAACTTCTCAAATAACAATTTCATTTTCTTATCAATGTCATCAAAAGTTGTTCCATCCTTACTAAGATACAATATCATAAACGCATAAGATGTTGAACTATTGTTAAAATAATGAGGCTTGTTAAGTCGGTAAGCTTCTCGGAGCAATCGCTTTATTCTATTTCTGGCAACAGCTGTTTTATGAATACGCTTACTCACAGATACTCCGGTTTTTAAAATTGAGTCATCTTCAAATTCAGTTTTAAGATAGATAAGTTTTAAGGGGTAAGCGGTTACAGATCTACCCTCACTGAACAATTGCTCAATCAGTTTTTTACTTTTTAGCTTGTCTTTTTTGCCGTATTTGAATTGCATATTTTAAAATAAGTAGCTCGTAAAAATAGAATTGTATTTTGTCATTACCAAAGGAAATGGCTTATGATGCCATGACAAAAATCATATTTTAAGCGCTTTATTTAGAGTACCTTACAAAGATAAATCTGATTTAAGCTTTGTAATTATGGGACATTTAGACGTAAAACAACTTAAAAGACCCAAGGATAAGGCATTATATATTCGGCATCTTATTAGAGATCTAGAAGCTTTAGATATAATGCTTAAACAAGATTTAATTGAGAAAGAACCTATAAGAATTGGAGCAGAGCAAGAATTCTGCATTACTAACCACCAATTTTTCCCTAACAACAACAATATTGAAGTTTTAGAAGCGATTAGCGACAATCATTTTACGACAGAAATCGGAAAATATAACCTTGAAATAAATTCAGATCCTTTGCTATTAAAAGGGGCTTGTTTTTCACTTTTACAACAACAATTAAATGAGCTACTTCAGAAAGCAAAAAAAGGAGCAAAGTCAAAGAATTCTAAAATTGTATTAACAGGTATTCTACCAACTTTAAGATTAAAGCACATAGCTGAAAATTATTTAACAGATAAACCCAGATATCATGTATTGAACAATTCGCTAAAGTCTTCAAGACGAGAGCATTTTAATATACACATAAAAGGTGTTGATGAGCTTAATTTAATACATGATTGTGTAATGCTAGAAGCTTGTAATACAAGTTTTCAAACGCATTTACAAATCAATCCAGATGAGTTTGTAGATAAGTACAATTGGGCACAAGCCATAGCAGGACCAGTGCTAAGCATTTGTGCAAATTCACCTATCCTTTTTGGGCGAGAATTGTGGGCAGAAACACGTATAGCTTTGTTTACCCAAAGTATTGATACTAGGAGAAATTCATTCATCCATCACGAGAAAGAGTCACGTGTTAGTTTTGGTGCCGATTGGGAAAGAGGGACGGTTACAGACATTTTTAGAGATCATATTTCGAGATTTAGAAGTTTACTCACCTCAGATGAGCACGATGATAGCTTAGAAAAATTAGAACAAGGAGACATACCAAAACTTAGAGCATTACAGTTGCACAATGGAACAGTTTACAAATGGAACCGTGTCTGTTATGGTGTTGGAGGAGGTAAACCTCATCTTAGAATTGAGTGTCGCTATATTCCGGCAGGACCAACACTAACCGATGAGATTGCAAATATGGTGTTTTGGGTAGGATTGATGCTTGGGCAATCAGAAGCGTATAACAAGATTCACGAAAAGATGGATTTTAAAGACGTTAAAAGCAACTTCTTTAAAGCGGCTCGTAATGGCATAGAAACACAATTCAAATGGAATAACAAACTCATTTCTGCCCAAGATCTTATTTTAAGTAAGCTTTTACCAATGGCTACAAAAGGGTTGGAAAAAGCAAATATCACTTCTAATGATATTTCAAAATATTTATCTGTAATTGAAGCACGCGTTAAATCACACACAGGCTCGCAATGGATGGTTGATAATTATAGAAATCTTCAAAAAACAAAAACCAATTTCGAAGCGCTTCAGAATATAACAGCTTATATGTATAAGCATCAGTTTGAAGAAAAAACAGTTGATCAATGGGATGTTTTTAATCCAGATGATAACTTAAAAATAGATGCCAGCCGAATCGTAAAACACAACATGAACACCAAAATGTTATTGGTAGACCAAAACGATAGTTTAGAGTTAGTGAGTAGTATAATGCAATGGAAAAATATTCACCATATACCAGTAATAAACAAGAGGAAAGAGCTCACAGGATTATTAACCTGGACAGATTTAATAAAACTTGGAGATAAGGATTTAGACCTACGCGTTAAGGATGTTATGACTACGGATTTAATTACTATAACCCAAGAAGCGCCATTAAATAAAGCAAAAGACTTAATGCAAAAACATAAAATTAATTGTTTGCCTGTAATTAGAAATAAGGAGCTACTTGGTATTATAACTTCAAGTGATTTTTAAAAGATGAATGCTAACCTACAAGAACATATTAAAACACTAGAAGCCTCAAACAGGGTTTTTCATCATATAAAAGGAAAACAACCTGGAGCAACAGTTGTTTTTTTTGCTGGTATACATGGTAATGAGTTTGCTGGAGTTAATGCACTAAATACCATAATACCAAAGCTTAATAAAAATGATATTAGAGGAGAAATATTTGGTGTCTATGGTAATATTAAAGCACTTAAAGCTAATAGGCGTTTTATAGATTTTGATCTAAATAGATTATGGACAGCTAAAAAACTTGAGCAATTAGAAACAGAAGAGAATCCTGAAAATGAGCTTTTTGAACAAATAGATTTATTCAAGTTTATAAAAGGTGTTTTAGCCTCTACAGACAATCCTATTTATTTTATTGACCTGCATACTACATCAAGCAAGACACTTCCTTTTATAACTATAAATGACGCTCTAATCAATCGTAAATTTTCAGCCTGTTTTAATGTACCTGTGGTGCTTGGTATAGAAGAATATCTAGAAGGCCCACTTTTAAGTTATTTAAATACCCTTGGTTATGTGTCACTTGGTTTTGAATCTGGGCAGCACACCGATCCACAAGCTATAAAAAGCTGTGAGGCTTTTGTTTATTTGGTTTTAAATCATACCAACAACTTGCTCAATCCAGAAAGTGATAAGATAAACAAGTATGAAAATGAATTAAAAAAAGCTTCAAAATCCATTGACTCAATTTTTGAGGTTGTTTATAAATATCATATTGAACCAAAGGAAAACTTTAAGATGCTTAAAGGTTATGAAAGCTTTCAATCTATAAAAAAAGGGACACTTTTAGCAAGCTCTAATGGTGAAGATATTTACTCAAATTATTCGGCAAAACTCTTTATGCCATTGTATCAAAAATCTGGAAATGATGGCTTCTTTATTATTAAGGCTATTCCACAATTCTTCTTAAAATTATCGGAACTTTTAAGAAACTCAAAAGCAGATCAAATATTAACTTTTTTGCCAGGCATTACATGGTACGATAAGTCTAAAGGAATTCTAAAAGCCAATCTAAAAGTTGCTCGATTTTTAGCAAAATCTATATTTCACCTATTTGGATATAGAAACAAACAAATAGATAAAAATTACTTGCTGCTTTACAATAGAGAGCGTGTGGCTAAAAAATCTATGTATAAGAACGAAAAATGGTATTAAAACAGGTTTATAGCTAAATTTTATCATAAAATTCTTTAAGTAATTCCGAACTTTTTGCTGTGCTATCTTTTACCATTCCCTTTGGAGTCTTTTGCATTTTTAATTCATGTTGATCATATACACCTATAAAGCGTTTATAGTTTTCATCTTTTAAGATGATATCCAAACAATGGTCAATTTTTTTATAGAAAGCATTTTTTTCTTTTTCATTTAATTTACTCAGGTTCCAAGGTTGAAGAAGTATTAAAACTTCATCATCATTAACTTCATAGTAGTAGCCAATATCGTCTTCTCCTAATCCTAGTGTCTCAGTGTCTAAACATTGCTGTAGAGCATAACTTACAGGTTCCTCTTCTTTATTGGGATAAAGCTCTGATTCGAGAAGGTCTTTTTTTAAAGTCTTAATCCATTTAGGATCTGGATTTTCAATAACATACTCATCATCATTTGTTTCGCCATCAATTTTTGACTCTTCATATGTAGGATAATCCGTATCATAATTATCTTCATAATCGTCGTTAAAACTTGAGAGTATTATTGAGTATATGGCCAAGCATATAAATAAAAACACAAATCCCAGAATAACAAAACAGCCCAAATTGAGCCATTTTGCTTTTTTAGGTGGGTTTTCATTAAATGAATTTTGAACAGCCTTTTGGTTATCAGGAGATAAATCTTTTAAATGATATGTTTTTTTACAGTGATTGCACTCTACCACAATAGCCTTTCCAGTTGAAAAAATCGGAATCCAAAACACATGAAAATAGTTTCCATAAACACTTGCAATAAATGAATTTTCACTATTGCAATGCTCGCAAGTTGTATTAGCATCTAACTTACGAGACTCAATACGTGCAGACCTTAAACCAAAGAAAACAATCATATGCTATTCTACTGTAAACGTATTATTTTCACGCTTAACATCTGCCATTAGTTTTGAAGCATCTATCTCAACAGATTTAACTGTTTTCTTAGCTTTAAATGTATACGTTGGCATTGCCCAAGCCCAATCGTCTATAATTGTTGCTAAGGTCGGTTTTTCACCACGCATCATTTGTAACGGAATGTAAAATTCTTCAGTAGTTCCATCAGTGTATGTTACAGAAAGATCTATTGGCATAGGCATTAAACCTATACGCTCTAGAGTTATTGCATTGCCTTCAACAGACTTCACACCATAATCAATAGTATTAGTAGTTTGTCCAAAATCTATAAGATACCAATCCAATTCAAAATCTGTAATGCGTTCAGCTGTTCGGATAAAATCCATTGGTTTAGGATGCTTAAACGAAAAGTCTTCGAAATACTTTTTAATAGTTTTGTTTAAATTTTCTTGCCCAATGACGTATCCTAATTGTGCAATAAATACACCACCTTTATTATAGGCTGCTGCACCATACACTTGGTTATATTTATAACGATCTGCTTGGGTGGTCAGAGGTTGTTCGTAACCAGAATTTGCCAAACCAATATAACCTCTGTATGTATATGATAAAGGATTATCACTTTTGTTACTACTAAGTTCATTTTCGGCCAAAGTAGAGATATAACTTGTAAAACCTTCGTCCATCCATTCGTGCTTAGCCTCGTTGGTTGCTAATAAAAACTGAAACCAGGAGTGCGCCATTTCGTGCGCTGTAACACCTAGTAAACTTCCATAACTGCGTTGTCCTGTAATGAGGGTGCACATGGCATACTCCATACCTCCATCACCTCCTTGTATTACAGAATATTGGTCGTAAGGGTATTGTCCTATGTTTTCACTAAAATAGGTCATTAGTTTTGCTGTATCTGGTTGAAGTTTTTTCCAGTTTTCTATGTACTTAGGTTCTAAATCCTTTTTATAATAAAAATGTAAAGTTGGTCCATTAGGCATTTCAAATGTATCATGAATAAAATCTGGATCTGCAGCCCAAGTAAAATCATGAACATTTGGTGCTTTAAAATGAACGGTCTTTTTGCCTTTTTTAGCTTTGGTTTCACTTTGAATATAACCTGTACCACCAACTACATAATCTTTATCAATAGTTAGTTTTACATCAAAATCGCCCCAAACACCATGAAATTCTCTACCTATATAAGGATCTGCATGCCAACCTTCATCATCATATTCTGCTAACTTTGGGTACCATTGTGCCATAGAAAGCGCAACAC from Winogradskyella sp. MH6 includes these protein-coding regions:
- a CDS encoding GNAT family N-acetyltransferase, which gives rise to MLDIQTKTFEQLNTKELYDLLQLRSEVFVVEQDCVYQDIDGKDQKALHILGYKDEKLVAYTRIFQPGDYFDEASIGRVVVRWHERKFKNGYKIMNASIKAINDHYNTLEIRISAQTYLKTFYNNLGFKEVGEEYLEDGIPHINMIKS
- a CDS encoding M1 family metallopeptidase; protein product: MKKLLLNLTFFALVLSCGATENPIKNAPKTIENTTSYGYWQQHVNYTMEIDMDVNSYQYNGKQKLVYTNNSPDVLNRVYYHLYFNAFQPGSEMDVRSRTIADADPRVGDRISKLQPDEIGYIKVKSLKQNGKTISHETVGTVLEVKLDQPIQPGESVTFDMDFDAQVPVQIRRSGRNNKEGVALSMAQWYPKLAEYDDEGWHADPYIGREFHGVWGDFDVKLTIDKDYVVGGTGYIQSETKAKKGKKTVHFKAPNVHDFTWAADPDFIHDTFEMPNGPTLHFYYKKDLEPKYIENWKKLQPDTAKLMTYFSENIGQYPYDQYSVIQGGDGGMEYAMCTLITGQRSYGSLLGVTAHEMAHSWFQFLLATNEAKHEWMDEGFTSYISTLAENELSSNKSDNPLSYTYRGYIGLANSGYEQPLTTQADRYKYNQVYGAAAYNKGGVFIAQLGYVIGQENLNKTIKKYFEDFSFKHPKPMDFIRTAERITDFELDWYLIDFGQTTNTIDYGVKSVEGNAITLERIGLMPMPIDLSVTYTDGTTEEFYIPLQMMRGEKPTLATIIDDWAWAMPTYTFKAKKTVKSVEIDASKLMADVKRENNTFTVE
- the rnpA gene encoding ribonuclease P protein component — its product is MQFKYGKKDKLKSKKLIEQLFSEGRSVTAYPLKLIYLKTEFEDDSILKTGVSVSKRIHKTAVARNRIKRLLREAYRLNKPHYFNNSSTSYAFMILYLSKDGTTFDDIDKKMKLLFEKFLNKTSKDEENPT
- a CDS encoding S41 family peptidase — translated: MKKILHKRILLPVIAVVVFLSTTAFRNDFFEIAKQIEIFTTMFKELNMNYVDETNPGDLMDTAIKSMLDDLDPYTQFYNEQDVEASRINNAGDYTGIGAKVLTLKDKLVIVEPYKNYAADKAGLKAGDEIIKVDNVVVSDFKDDAANLLQGAAGTEVNVTYKRQGKTNTVKIIRESLEIKAVPHYSMIDDKTGYIVLRKFNRKASSETLGALRALKNQGAKQLILDLRGNPGGLLNEAVNVTNIFVPKNQLVVTTKSKVKKYNKTYYTKRDAVDTEIPLVVLIDGHSASASEIVSGALQDMDRAVVVGTRSFGKGLVQRPKPLTYGTQMKITISRYYTPSGRCIQALDYWNRDENGKATRVKKENYNEFKTRNGRPVYDGGGVQPDVEVEFAKQTPITKAILGENLVFNFATDYYYDNTVDDLTKFELSDNEFKSFKNYLKTTGFDFETKTEKALSDAMDIAKEEELEGVINSEYHSLSAALQAYKSNAIDGNKVQLKSLLTDEIIKRYFYSEGLYTYYTVNNPEIKKAVSILNNPSQYTSILK
- a CDS encoding OmpA family protein; translated protein: MKSLLFIICLSFQFALAQKELKHQVYFLTDEYEIPETEESRLLLFLSEIENMDIQKISIYGFCDDRGSDSYNLVLSQQRADAIKEVFSNNEFDESVITNVDGKGKILLNVVNDNDLYKIRGLNRKVEIIVQPYDPPREKVEQPKKETTEELLRGELKEGDKIQLENILFRTGYSYLTKESKAKLDEIAKILVERTDIYFNIEGHVCCTQGARDAIDRKTKKRNLSLARAKTVYDYLADKGVKRYRMKFVGQRRKFPLGGEPELDRRVEIVVTRIIKKATD
- a CDS encoding cation diffusion facilitator family transporter: MGHSHSHNHTHDHKDLKGRKLLITILLNIVITAAQVVGGLVSGSLSLLSDALHNFSDVLSLVVSYIAAKLSKQKASINRTFGYKRAEILAAFVNASTLVIVAIILIKEAVERFQNPQSIDSNLVIWLSLIAIFANGFSVLLLKKESSNNINLRSAYLHLLTDMLASVAVLIGGLLMKYYQLFWVDSLLTLLIALYLIYVGYDLLKTSTKMLMLFTPEHINIKDVVRAVNKLPKVNKLHHVHIWNLSDHELHLEAHLDLTEDISTTEFNDLLLQIEALLHDDFDINHVTIQPEYNKEDPKEVIVQD
- a CDS encoding CBS domain-containing protein yields the protein MGHLDVKQLKRPKDKALYIRHLIRDLEALDIMLKQDLIEKEPIRIGAEQEFCITNHQFFPNNNNIEVLEAISDNHFTTEIGKYNLEINSDPLLLKGACFSLLQQQLNELLQKAKKGAKSKNSKIVLTGILPTLRLKHIAENYLTDKPRYHVLNNSLKSSRREHFNIHIKGVDELNLIHDCVMLEACNTSFQTHLQINPDEFVDKYNWAQAIAGPVLSICANSPILFGRELWAETRIALFTQSIDTRRNSFIHHEKESRVSFGADWERGTVTDIFRDHISRFRSLLTSDEHDDSLEKLEQGDIPKLRALQLHNGTVYKWNRVCYGVGGGKPHLRIECRYIPAGPTLTDEIANMVFWVGLMLGQSEAYNKIHEKMDFKDVKSNFFKAARNGIETQFKWNNKLISAQDLILSKLLPMATKGLEKANITSNDISKYLSVIEARVKSHTGSQWMVDNYRNLQKTKTNFEALQNITAYMYKHQFEEKTVDQWDVFNPDDNLKIDASRIVKHNMNTKMLLVDQNDSLELVSSIMQWKNIHHIPVINKRKELTGLLTWTDLIKLGDKDLDLRVKDVMTTDLITITQEAPLNKAKDLMQKHKINCLPVIRNKELLGIITSSDF
- a CDS encoding succinylglutamate desuccinylase/aspartoacylase family protein; protein product: MNANLQEHIKTLEASNRVFHHIKGKQPGATVVFFAGIHGNEFAGVNALNTIIPKLNKNDIRGEIFGVYGNIKALKANRRFIDFDLNRLWTAKKLEQLETEENPENELFEQIDLFKFIKGVLASTDNPIYFIDLHTTSSKTLPFITINDALINRKFSACFNVPVVLGIEEYLEGPLLSYLNTLGYVSLGFESGQHTDPQAIKSCEAFVYLVLNHTNNLLNPESDKINKYENELKKASKSIDSIFEVVYKYHIEPKENFKMLKGYESFQSIKKGTLLASSNGEDIYSNYSAKLFMPLYQKSGNDGFFIIKAIPQFFLKLSELLRNSKADQILTFLPGITWYDKSKGILKANLKVARFLAKSIFHLFGYRNKQIDKNYLLLYNRERVAKKSMYKNEKWY
- a CDS encoding zinc-ribbon domain-containing protein; protein product: MIVFFGLRSARIESRKLDANTTCEHCNSENSFIASVYGNYFHVFWIPIFSTGKAIVVECNHCKKTYHLKDLSPDNQKAVQNSFNENPPKKAKWLNLGCFVILGFVFLFICLAIYSIILSSFNDDYEDNYDTDYPTYEESKIDGETNDDEYVIENPDPKWIKTLKKDLLESELYPNKEEEPVSYALQQCLDTETLGLGEDDIGYYYEVNDDEVLILLQPWNLSKLNEKEKNAFYKKIDHCLDIILKDENYKRFIGVYDQHELKMQKTPKGMVKDSTAKSSELLKEFYDKI
- the rpiB gene encoding ribose 5-phosphate isomerase B — its product is MTISIGNDHAGPEYKQAIIQHLETKGYTITNYGTDTTDSADYPDFVHPVAKDVNDAKVDFGILICGTANGVAMTANKYQNVRAGVCWIGEIAELARQHNDANIICIPARYTSIPQAIKMVDTFLNTEFEGGRHKRRIDKIPLSC